In Streptomyces liangshanensis, the DNA window CTGAGCAAGACCTACGGCTCCACCGTCGCCCTGAGCGGCGCGTCCGCGCGGCTCGACGCCGGCGAGATCGTCGCCCTGACCGGGCGCAGCGGCAGCGGCAAGTCCACCTTGCTGCACTGCATGGCGGGGATCGTCCGCCCCGACCACGGATCGGTGACGTACCGTCAACTCGACGTCGACGTATCGGTGACGCACCGTCAAGAACAGCTCGAACAGGCGCCGGAGGAGCGGCTCAGCGCGTTGCGCAGGACCGAGTTCGCGGTGGTGTTCCAGTTCGGCCAGCTGATACCCGAACTCACCGCGCTCGACAACGTCGCCCTCCCACTGATCCTCGGCGGGACGGACCGCCGCGCCGCCCAGGAGCGGGCGCGGGCATGGCTGGAGCGGTTCGGGGTGCTGGACCGGGCGGAGGCGCGCCCCGGTGAACTCAGCGGTGGCCAGGCACAACGGGTCGCCCTCGCCCGCGCGTTGGTCACCGGTCCGAAGGTGGTGTTCGCCGACGAGCCGACCGGCGCCCTGGACTCCCTCGCGGGCGAGCAGGTGATGACCGAACTGACCTCGGCGGCACGGGAGTCGGGGGCGGCGGTGCTCCTGGTCACGCACGACGCGACGGTCGCCGCGTACGCCGACCGCGAGATCCGCCTGACGGACGGCCGTACGACCGTGCTGGAGGTGTCCGCGTGAAGGCGGACCTGCGGCTGGCGTGGCTGCTCACCACCGGTTCGGAACGGCGTGAAGGGTGGCGGGTCGGCCTGACGGTGGTGGGCGCGGCCGGTGTGGCCGCCTTCGGCGGGATGGCCGCCGCCGTGGCGTCCGTACGCGGATACACGTACATTCCCGTCGCCCACGGGCTGTTGAACCACCCGGGCGAGCGCCGCGGCGTCCTGCTCGCCCTGCTGCTCCTCCTCGTCCCAAGTCTCGGCCTGCTCGCGCAGTGCACCCGGCTGGGCGCCGTCCACCGGGACCGCCGGATGGCCCGGCTGCGACTGGCGGGCGCCGCTCCCTCACGGGTACGGCGGATCGCCGCCCTGGAGTCGGGGCCGGCGTGCCTGGCGGGCTCCGTCGTCGGCACCCTGGCGGTGGTCGGATGTGTGCTCAGCGTCGGCCGACCCCCGGCCCGCCTCTGGTGGTTGGTCGCCGCCGTCATGGTCGCCGTCCCGGCCGCGGGCGTGACGGTGAGCCTGGCCGCGCTGCGCCGGGTGATCGCCTCACCTCTCGGCGAGGTACGGCGCGTGCCACGCGGCCCGGGCGGGGGACGCGCCCTCGCCCTGGGCACGGGCCTCATCGCCGTCGCGGTGACCGGCGCCTTCCTCACCCTCGCGTACGGCTCCGCCGGGCTGATCCCCCTCGTCCTGTTCTGCGCGCTGCTCCTCGTCGGCGCCGGGGCCGTGGGAGTGAGCGGTGGCGCGGCCCGGATCGTCGGAGGCCGGTACGCCGCGCGCGCCGAGAGCCCGGAGCTGCTCATCGCCGCCGAGCGCCTGTCCGCCGACCCCTGGGCGGCGGCGCGCACCCACGCGGCCGTCCTGCTGGTCACGGTGGCGGGCACCGGCTTCATGGGCGTACGAGAGGCACTGCTCGCGGCGCTGGACGACAGGCGCGACGGCGCGACCGACCAGGCCTTCTACACCGGCGGGATCGACCTCGCGGGCGCGGCGGTCCTGATCGGCCTCCTCATCGTCCTCGTCTCGGTCGCCGTGAGCGCCGCCGAATCCGTGGCCGCCAGGCGCCGGGCACTCGCCCAGCAGGTCGCCGCGGGCGTGCCGCGGAAGGTTCTCAGCCGCGCGGTGCTCCTGGAGACCGCCCTGCCGCTCGCACCGGCCCTCCTGCTCGCGGGCGCCGGTGGGCTTGCCATCGGCGTCTGGTACGCGACGCTCGTCGGGAACGAACTCACCGTGCCGTACACGGCCCTGGTCGTCCCGCCCCTGACACTCGGCGCCTGCCTGCTGGCCGCGGCCACCTCACTGCCCCTCCTGCACCGCTCGACCCGGGCCACCGAGCT includes these proteins:
- a CDS encoding ABC transporter ATP-binding protein — its product is MNPTTSVTAQPLLAARELSKTYGSTVALSGASARLDAGEIVALTGRSGSGKSTLLHCMAGIVRPDHGSVTYRQLDVDVSVTHRQEQLEQAPEERLSALRRTEFAVVFQFGQLIPELTALDNVALPLILGGTDRRAAQERARAWLERFGVLDRAEARPGELSGGQAQRVALARALVTGPKVVFADEPTGALDSLAGEQVMTELTSAARESGAAVLLVTHDATVAAYADREIRLTDGRTTVLEVSA
- a CDS encoding ABC transporter permease, whose product is MKADLRLAWLLTTGSERREGWRVGLTVVGAAGVAAFGGMAAAVASVRGYTYIPVAHGLLNHPGERRGVLLALLLLLVPSLGLLAQCTRLGAVHRDRRMARLRLAGAAPSRVRRIAALESGPACLAGSVVGTLAVVGCVLSVGRPPARLWWLVAAVMVAVPAAGVTVSLAALRRVIASPLGEVRRVPRGPGGGRALALGTGLIAVAVTGAFLTLAYGSAGLIPLVLFCALLLVGAGAVGVSGGAARIVGGRYAARAESPELLIAAERLSADPWAAARTHAAVLLVTVAGTGFMGVREALLAALDDRRDGATDQAFYTGGIDLAGAAVLIGLLIVLVSVAVSAAESVAARRRALAQQVAAGVPRKVLSRAVLLETALPLAPALLLAGAGGLAIGVWYATLVGNELTVPYTALVVPPLTLGACLLAAATSLPLLHRSTRATELRQP